A region of Culicoides brevitarsis isolate CSIRO-B50_1 chromosome 1, AGI_CSIRO_Cbre_v1, whole genome shotgun sequence DNA encodes the following proteins:
- the LOC134833628 gene encoding muscle-specific protein 20, translating to MSLERAVQAKIAGKRNPAQDAEAQEWIETVLGEKFPAGEKYEDVLRDGQVLCKLMNKLVPGAIPKINSTGGQFKMMENINNFQKALKDYGVPDIDVFQTVDLYEKKDIASVTTCLFALGRACWKHPEFPGPQLGPKPADEAKRDFTEEQLNAGKTVIGLQAGTNKGATQAGQNIGAGRKIILGK from the exons atgtctttGGAACGTGCCGTACAAGCCAAA aTCGCTGGAAAGCGTAACCCAGCCCAAGATGCCGAAGCACAAGAATGGATCGAAACAGTTCTTGGAGAAAAATTCCCAGCTGGTGAGAAATACGAAGATGTCTTGAGAGACGGACAAGTTCTCTGCAAATTGATGAACAAACTCGTTCCCGGAGCTATCCCCAAAATCAACTCTACTGGCGGACAATTCAAAATGATGGAAAACATCAACAA ctTCCAAAAGGCTCTTAAAGACTACGGAGTTCCCGATATTGATGTTTTCCAAACCGTTGACTTGTACGAAAAGAAAGATATTGCCTCGGTAACAACTTGCTTGTTCGCCCTCGGTCGTGCCTGCTGGAAGCACCCCGAATTCCCCGGACCACAATTGGGCCCCAAACCCGCTGATGAAGCCAAGCGTGACTTCACCGAAGAGCAACTCAATGCCGGCAAGACTGTCATCGGTCTCCAAGCTGGAACAAACAAGGGCGCCACACAAGCTGGACAAAACATAGGCGCAGGCCGCAAGATCATTTTGGGCAAGTAA